In a single window of the Papaver somniferum cultivar HN1 chromosome 8, ASM357369v1, whole genome shotgun sequence genome:
- the LOC113302940 gene encoding protein STRUBBELIG-RECEPTOR FAMILY 7-like has translation MLEILTGRKPFERSRSEQSLFRWETPQLHDIDALDDVVDSSLKGPYPPKSLLRFADVVALCVQSEPEFRPPMYRR, from the exons ATGTTGGAGATTCTCACTGGTCGTAAACCCTTTGAAAG ATCAAGATCTGAACAATCTTTGTTTCGGTGGGAAACACCTCAGCTCCATGACATTGATGCGTTAGATGACGTGGTTGACTCATCACTCAAAGGACCCTACCCTCCTAAATCCCTCTTGCGATTCGCTGACGTGGTTGCTCTCTGTGTCCAG TCTGAGCCAGAGTTCCGACCACCAATGTACAGGCGCTAG